Proteins from one Nilaparvata lugens isolate BPH chromosome 10, ASM1435652v1, whole genome shotgun sequence genomic window:
- the LOC111049957 gene encoding protein halfway isoform X3 — MSMCLVLTTLLCLVFSSTTLAAEDGSSHSPDCIHIPFENCPQPTDICKCVYVKPDSNSVICCHITSDNLLKESLSCAGVGKSVTALHLRNVTFDKLDASSEHWQYLVSLSVTDSQVPRLVKRFGSTFGLICLNFSNSGLAEIDPRVVTQLPKLSKLVLSHNNLTLLPEINVHMSHFVLDVSENHHLNCQALRAFHSDLQEKNRAIMFDNENTTFCTTGSEYHWFNSTELVSLTQLRFSIKVDEECPQGPNYKCSCSIIRLVSISKTLMYPVSVDCSNRRLTSLPKPLPNFTTVLNVSYNEITDLIELSTDPTYQDVKEFYADYNKIKELKPLESSNFLHKFVVLSVVHNEITSIPIYILNDALDRNTKSKFVSIAHNRIVCDCSTAQILKFWLVANRNIIMDSDQLYCNNFNNQRVIELDQNKVCVYKKHWSDYIQYIIALEILLLLMLISKVTYDYWVFKTTGYLPWPASKMPKLPCDWVFE, encoded by the exons ATGTCAATGTGCCTTGTTTTGACAACACTTTTGTGCCTTGTATTTTCCTCAACCACTCTAGCAGCTGAAGATGGATCGTCACATAGTCCCGACTGCATACACATTCCATTTGAAAACTGCCCACAGCCGACCGATATTTGCAAGTGTGTTTACGTAAAGCCGGACAGCAATTCTGTGATTTGTTGTCACATCACCTCGGATAATTTGTTGAAGGAGAGTCTTTCTTGCGCTG GTGTCGGCAAATCGGTGACAGCACTGCACTTGCGCAATGTGACCTTCGACAAGCTGGACGCCTCAAGCGAGCACTGGCAGTACCTAGTGAGTCTGTCGGTGACTGACTCGCAGGTGCCTCGGCTCGTGAAACGGTTCGGCAGCACGTTCGGCCTCATCTGCCTCAACTTCAGCAACAGCGGACTGGCTGAGATCGATCCGCGAGTGGTGACGCAGCTGCCCAAACTGAGCAAGCTTGTGCTCTCGCACAACAATCTCACCCTGCTGCCCGAGATCAACGTGCATATGTCGCATTTTGTGCTCGATGTTTCTG AAAACCACCATCTGAATTGTCAAGCGCTGCGGGCGTTTCATAGCGACTTGCAGGAGAAGAATCGTGCCATCATGTTTGACAATGAAAACACAACGTTCTGTACAACTGGTTCTGAGTACCATTGGTTCAACAGCACCGAACTGGTATCTCTCACTCAGTTGCGTTTCTCCATCAAG gtTGACGAAGAATGTCCACAAGGCCCCAATTACAAGTGTTCATGCTCAATCATCCGTCTAGTGTCGATCAGCAAAACTCTGATGTATCCAGTGAGTGTCGACTGCTCCAACCGACGGCTCACATCTCTGCCCAAACCGCTACCCAATTTCACCACCGTACTCAATGTCAGCTACAACGAG attACTGATCTCATTGAGCTCAGCACTGACCCTACATATCAAGACGTCAAAGAGTTTTATGCCGATTACAACAAAATCAAGGAGTTGAAACCTCTAGAGAGCTCCAATTTCCTACACAAGTTCGTCGTTCTAAGTGTGGTTCacaatgaaataacttct ATACCGATCTACATTTTGAATGATGCCCTCGATCGAAATACGAAATCAAAATTTGTCTCCATTGCCCACAATAGGATAGTTTGCGACTGCTCCACTgctcaaattttgaag TTTTGGTTGGTAGCTAACAGGAACATTATTATGGACAGCGATCAACTTTATTGTAACAACTTTAACAATCAAAGG GTAATTGAACTGGATCAGAACAAAGTGTGTGTCTACAAGAAGCATTGGTCGGATTACATTCAGTACATAATTGCGCTGGAAATTCTACTTCTGCTGATGCTGATTTCGAAAGTCACCTACGATTACTGGGTGTTCAAGACGACCGGCTATCTACCGTGGCCGGCCTCAAAAATGCCCAAACTGCCATGTGATTGGGTGTTTGAGTGA
- the LOC111049957 gene encoding protein halfway isoform X1 codes for MTSFLTYKVFYPVDFQTQQGGMSMCLVLTTLLCLVFSSTTLAAEDGSSHSPDCIHIPFENCPQPTDICKCVYVKPDSNSVICCHITSDNLLKESLSCAGVGKSVTALHLRNVTFDKLDASSEHWQYLVSLSVTDSQVPRLVKRFGSTFGLICLNFSNSGLAEIDPRVVTQLPKLSKLVLSHNNLTLLPEINVHMSHFVLDVSENHHLNCQALRAFHSDLQEKNRAIMFDNENTTFCTTGSEYHWFNSTELVSLTQLRFSIKVDEECPQGPNYKCSCSIIRLVSISKTLMYPVSVDCSNRRLTSLPKPLPNFTTVLNVSYNEITDLIELSTDPTYQDVKEFYADYNKIKELKPLESSNFLHKFVVLSVVHNEITSIPIYILNDALDRNTKSKFVSIAHNRIVCDCSTAQILKFWLVANRNIIMDSDQLYCNNFNNQRVIELDQNKVCVYKKHWSDYIQYIIALEILLLLMLISKVTYDYWVFKTTGYLPWPASKMPKLPCDWVFE; via the exons ATGACAAGTTTTCTAACCTACAAAGTTTTTTACCCTGTTGATTTTCAAACACAACAAG GTGGGATGTCAATGTGCCTTGTTTTGACAACACTTTTGTGCCTTGTATTTTCCTCAACCACTCTAGCAGCTGAAGATGGATCGTCACATAGTCCCGACTGCATACACATTCCATTTGAAAACTGCCCACAGCCGACCGATATTTGCAAGTGTGTTTACGTAAAGCCGGACAGCAATTCTGTGATTTGTTGTCACATCACCTCGGATAATTTGTTGAAGGAGAGTCTTTCTTGCGCTG GTGTCGGCAAATCGGTGACAGCACTGCACTTGCGCAATGTGACCTTCGACAAGCTGGACGCCTCAAGCGAGCACTGGCAGTACCTAGTGAGTCTGTCGGTGACTGACTCGCAGGTGCCTCGGCTCGTGAAACGGTTCGGCAGCACGTTCGGCCTCATCTGCCTCAACTTCAGCAACAGCGGACTGGCTGAGATCGATCCGCGAGTGGTGACGCAGCTGCCCAAACTGAGCAAGCTTGTGCTCTCGCACAACAATCTCACCCTGCTGCCCGAGATCAACGTGCATATGTCGCATTTTGTGCTCGATGTTTCTG AAAACCACCATCTGAATTGTCAAGCGCTGCGGGCGTTTCATAGCGACTTGCAGGAGAAGAATCGTGCCATCATGTTTGACAATGAAAACACAACGTTCTGTACAACTGGTTCTGAGTACCATTGGTTCAACAGCACCGAACTGGTATCTCTCACTCAGTTGCGTTTCTCCATCAAG gtTGACGAAGAATGTCCACAAGGCCCCAATTACAAGTGTTCATGCTCAATCATCCGTCTAGTGTCGATCAGCAAAACTCTGATGTATCCAGTGAGTGTCGACTGCTCCAACCGACGGCTCACATCTCTGCCCAAACCGCTACCCAATTTCACCACCGTACTCAATGTCAGCTACAACGAG attACTGATCTCATTGAGCTCAGCACTGACCCTACATATCAAGACGTCAAAGAGTTTTATGCCGATTACAACAAAATCAAGGAGTTGAAACCTCTAGAGAGCTCCAATTTCCTACACAAGTTCGTCGTTCTAAGTGTGGTTCacaatgaaataacttct ATACCGATCTACATTTTGAATGATGCCCTCGATCGAAATACGAAATCAAAATTTGTCTCCATTGCCCACAATAGGATAGTTTGCGACTGCTCCACTgctcaaattttgaag TTTTGGTTGGTAGCTAACAGGAACATTATTATGGACAGCGATCAACTTTATTGTAACAACTTTAACAATCAAAGG GTAATTGAACTGGATCAGAACAAAGTGTGTGTCTACAAGAAGCATTGGTCGGATTACATTCAGTACATAATTGCGCTGGAAATTCTACTTCTGCTGATGCTGATTTCGAAAGTCACCTACGATTACTGGGTGTTCAAGACGACCGGCTATCTACCGTGGCCGGCCTCAAAAATGCCCAAACTGCCATGTGATTGGGTGTTTGAGTGA
- the LOC111049957 gene encoding protein halfway isoform X2 yields the protein MSSGMSMCLVLTTLLCLVFSSTTLAAEDGSSHSPDCIHIPFENCPQPTDICKCVYVKPDSNSVICCHITSDNLLKESLSCAGVGKSVTALHLRNVTFDKLDASSEHWQYLVSLSVTDSQVPRLVKRFGSTFGLICLNFSNSGLAEIDPRVVTQLPKLSKLVLSHNNLTLLPEINVHMSHFVLDVSENHHLNCQALRAFHSDLQEKNRAIMFDNENTTFCTTGSEYHWFNSTELVSLTQLRFSIKVDEECPQGPNYKCSCSIIRLVSISKTLMYPVSVDCSNRRLTSLPKPLPNFTTVLNVSYNEITDLIELSTDPTYQDVKEFYADYNKIKELKPLESSNFLHKFVVLSVVHNEITSIPIYILNDALDRNTKSKFVSIAHNRIVCDCSTAQILKFWLVANRNIIMDSDQLYCNNFNNQRVIELDQNKVCVYKKHWSDYIQYIIALEILLLLMLISKVTYDYWVFKTTGYLPWPASKMPKLPCDWVFE from the exons ATGTCAA GTGGGATGTCAATGTGCCTTGTTTTGACAACACTTTTGTGCCTTGTATTTTCCTCAACCACTCTAGCAGCTGAAGATGGATCGTCACATAGTCCCGACTGCATACACATTCCATTTGAAAACTGCCCACAGCCGACCGATATTTGCAAGTGTGTTTACGTAAAGCCGGACAGCAATTCTGTGATTTGTTGTCACATCACCTCGGATAATTTGTTGAAGGAGAGTCTTTCTTGCGCTG GTGTCGGCAAATCGGTGACAGCACTGCACTTGCGCAATGTGACCTTCGACAAGCTGGACGCCTCAAGCGAGCACTGGCAGTACCTAGTGAGTCTGTCGGTGACTGACTCGCAGGTGCCTCGGCTCGTGAAACGGTTCGGCAGCACGTTCGGCCTCATCTGCCTCAACTTCAGCAACAGCGGACTGGCTGAGATCGATCCGCGAGTGGTGACGCAGCTGCCCAAACTGAGCAAGCTTGTGCTCTCGCACAACAATCTCACCCTGCTGCCCGAGATCAACGTGCATATGTCGCATTTTGTGCTCGATGTTTCTG AAAACCACCATCTGAATTGTCAAGCGCTGCGGGCGTTTCATAGCGACTTGCAGGAGAAGAATCGTGCCATCATGTTTGACAATGAAAACACAACGTTCTGTACAACTGGTTCTGAGTACCATTGGTTCAACAGCACCGAACTGGTATCTCTCACTCAGTTGCGTTTCTCCATCAAG gtTGACGAAGAATGTCCACAAGGCCCCAATTACAAGTGTTCATGCTCAATCATCCGTCTAGTGTCGATCAGCAAAACTCTGATGTATCCAGTGAGTGTCGACTGCTCCAACCGACGGCTCACATCTCTGCCCAAACCGCTACCCAATTTCACCACCGTACTCAATGTCAGCTACAACGAG attACTGATCTCATTGAGCTCAGCACTGACCCTACATATCAAGACGTCAAAGAGTTTTATGCCGATTACAACAAAATCAAGGAGTTGAAACCTCTAGAGAGCTCCAATTTCCTACACAAGTTCGTCGTTCTAAGTGTGGTTCacaatgaaataacttct ATACCGATCTACATTTTGAATGATGCCCTCGATCGAAATACGAAATCAAAATTTGTCTCCATTGCCCACAATAGGATAGTTTGCGACTGCTCCACTgctcaaattttgaag TTTTGGTTGGTAGCTAACAGGAACATTATTATGGACAGCGATCAACTTTATTGTAACAACTTTAACAATCAAAGG GTAATTGAACTGGATCAGAACAAAGTGTGTGTCTACAAGAAGCATTGGTCGGATTACATTCAGTACATAATTGCGCTGGAAATTCTACTTCTGCTGATGCTGATTTCGAAAGTCACCTACGATTACTGGGTGTTCAAGACGACCGGCTATCTACCGTGGCCGGCCTCAAAAATGCCCAAACTGCCATGTGATTGGGTGTTTGAGTGA